Within the Mugil cephalus isolate CIBA_MC_2020 chromosome 1, CIBA_Mcephalus_1.1, whole genome shotgun sequence genome, the region gactttttctgtattttctccaCTAGGTGGCGTTAAATGTCTTTCAAAGAACCTTAAGGCTCCCAACTTCCTCTCgattttacaacattttaagTGCACAGCATTTATTAATGACAGACGTTTCCTTGTTGTTAACTCCATAAAGAAGAACCACACATTTTTTAGGCCGTTTCAAATGCATCATTTTTGTAGACACCCAGACAAACACgggacagggttagggttagggttacccaGAGCTCAGATAttacatggaggaaacatgttgaTCAGTGTGAAATCTGtcagaatctgttgggacaaaagaaaaaagacaaataaatatttgtatgaatagTCAATCAACAACATACGCACATTTCTATATCATTTATTGTAAAATTTGATAACGTTCCTGACGTATTAAGATTAACGGCGCATGCACGactgatttatctttttattaaccATGTGAAGCCTGAATTTCCGTAACTCAACGTAACGttgtttgcgctattgacaatattcactGTGTTACCTCCACAGCTTTATAGTTCCTAACCGTAGTGTGGAGCTGCTGGTTATAAAGCTAAGTCTCGTCTCACCTTAGCTTGGCTCGTTGATGCTAGTAACTAGCAGTCCGGGTTAattgcgcgcacacacagaggagaggcGGAGTAGTTGAACACATGGACCGGGGCTTTATTTGgcacttttcttcctttcatacAACACAGTACTTTCGTGGCTGCAGAGTGGAGTTTATTTACACTGACTGTATAGTTTCAGGGGCTGTAACCGGTGTTACCTCACACACACTTCTTCCCAGCGTAACgttattccaaaaaaaacaaaaaaaaaacaaaaacactaccCATAAGGCCACCTCCTTAAAGGAGAATGCTCAGGCCGGTAAcaactgggaagttgtgcttttgtctggaagtcattcgtgacatctcaagggtataacttcgtttttacccacaaattactccaaacaactctctcttcctggggctccgcAATCGTGCGTCGTTCAACCAGGAGCCGACAGCAGCGGCGcgtcataattaccgtaatggcagcattggcagtgttcagccacactttgaatattgtccatcgtgagttacagtaattcaaataccgcaagcttctTTGTGTGCGCAGACAGAGGTTCAGGTCTTAAATGGTTAATATTAGAATTTGAACGGGTCCAGGAAGAACCGTCACTGGCTCCACGTCTGGTAGTTTAGCCTCACTCACTACTATCTTAAACTCTTCTTTGTTCTGTAACAGCTGCAGACGAGCAACCAGAAAttcatatatattcattttaaaccttATTACGAGACATCTCCATAGTAGACTcgcaattcttcttcttctcgtgtTTTATGTTAGTTATTAAGTACCAGCGCCGCCTTGTGACGGAACTCAGCAGCGCCTCTGGTGCGTTATCGCCACCTAGCGACCAGGAAGAGGAAGtacacaaaacaatacaaaactcccacaacataatgacaggaaaaaaagtatttgtcggaaaaaaaactttctaaATAAATGTACTCAATAGTACTTAAGTACACatataaagttaaattaaagtcTACTTCAATTTAGTAATTCAATTCATTATATtatgtcttgtttttcctctttttttaataaatcaactTCGAATTCTAATACAATCCCACAATattacaagttaaaaaaaaacatcatatacGATTCATgtaaatacatgcacacacataggCATATACATGACCctatacataaaataaaatacataaaataaacaccaaaCATCTCATATATTTACAACGCAACCTGATGCCAAACAATAGTTGTcatgtgagaaaaagaaataacacaacataacGACAATATTTCACTCCACCACAAAAGCAAATATTGCACTTTTCACTCTATTGCATTTAGTCCATTTAATTATATGGATGCAAAATCAGATTATCAGtaacaaatataatatacaaacatagtttaaataaatgatactTTTACCAACATAAAAGTAGAcgcttccttgttttttttttttgttttttttccctcgatTTTGTTGTCGTGAACGAAATAAAaacgaaattaaaaaaaagtgtttaataaTACCGGAAGAGgaactctgctctgattggctctcACACATATCAAACAGCGCGGTTCGTCGTTGCTGATTGGTCAAAACGCTTCTTCATATTCTTCCGGGTCACACCGTCCGCACAAATGGCTCATTGGCGGGCTTTTCGGAGCTTTTCTTCAAGCCTGACTGGGGTCCTTGTTCCTCTGCGTGGTTTGAGATTGTGGAACGGTTCAACTTGTTGCTGGAGAGTTTCAGTTTTCTCACGTTTTGCAAGCATGTATGTGATCAGGAGAGGTGAGTGGTGGTTTTGTTGTCGTTCTCGTTATGTATCTCAGGCCACTGTCAGTAAAGTGGATCCTCCGGTAATCATGAAATGATTTGCTGCCAGTGTTGTCTGATGGTTTTTATATCACTCAGCCAAAACGTAAGCTCCATattgcatcattttctgataatgtgatgGTAAATTTatatccaatgaatgatgtatatgggaagattaaaaaataaataaaaaaactaaacaatctGCCCACATATATCATTCATGGAGCACGttttcaacacgagtttatttgaaaatgatgcagtgaaataaattgaaaatcaccacagtggtagctgtagagtatgcggaaaacaatttgTGGAAGGTTTGGTTACTGTGCACACTAAAACACTAATATAGAACGTTAATAAAGTCCATATATAgtagtgtgttttgttgtacaCTATGTGTGGTATTAAGCAAATGTTTTTAAGCTACAATtgtttccactgtgtttaaagtgtgtgtacatgtagGTTTATATGTGACTTGTCTctaaataactgaatgaatttTCTAGTTCACAGATGAATGAAGCTAAAGAGTCCACGTGTCCCAGCTCTGCCCCCAAGAGGAGACATTCATTACTGAATTTGCCACCCAGCTTTGGTACTCGTAAACTTTActaaagaacaaagaaaagaatttCATTTGGATGAGTAACTGTATTTAACTATATAGAGTGTCACTTTAAACTATTTGCTcattgttttgagtcatttttatgcagaaaaatataaatcaaactgATTCTCACTCTCGTCCTGAAAGTAGATCAGAATCAAACGTATCAAAAACCTTAGACACAGTTTTGTCTAAATCTAATTGAACAACAGATAAAATATTTTACCAGAGTGAAATGTACCATTTTCATGACAAACTGCACATTTAGTTCAGTCCTGTTAACATAAATTCTTTTGTTGCCTTCAGATGCCGGTGAGCTCATCTGGACACCTCAAACTATAAAACAACCTGCTTCTCTCCTCATCCAACAGCTGCTAAATCATGAAACAGTCATGTTTTGTGTAGGTAGGGCCCAAAGGGAAGGACCCAAAGTCAAGACAAAAGATGAGGAGGTAGGGAATCTGGGGTAAAggatatttaatgaaaatataagGGAACAAAAGGTGGTCTGACATTAACTGACATTAATGCCAAAACTGTACATGTTTCACACATCTTTAAGCTAAAGCACTTACAGAGTGGTAACTATTAATTAACTAATTGTATTGAGCTGACAGTAATGTTTTATGACCCAGATATTTTAAAGGTGTACAGAAATGGCCGTTTGTCCTGTCTGTCGCGCCGAGTGTCCACGAGTGGCATCACGAGTTTACCTGAGTAAGGAAAACGAATTTGATTGGCTGTTATCGAGCGGGCGAGGTCTCACCACAGACTTACTCACCCAAACGTGTCCCTCACTCACTCTCTTGCAACTGAAACACTAGATAATAACTCTCTCAAAACTTATGAAACTGCTCGCTCCAACTCGAAACCAATGCCACCTACTCGCTATCAAAGAAAAACTTCccagtttttccttttaaattgtcaaagcttcctgctgtttgattgacagatgAGGGATCCTGATATCATTGGCTGATGAATTGTGCGCAGGCTGACGTATAATCTGTGCACCTGCACTATCCAatgcataaacaaaaaaatcacactttcaCCCTTTACTCGAAAATAGAATTTTGCACAAAGTTTGGCCGACATCGTCTGATAGATGAGTTATTACACTAATTTTATGAACCATAgtttaatcaaattaatttttcttttctgtacacCTTTAAAGTCAGAAAAGGGAATGTTAATTAGCCTCATATTGACTGATGCGCAAAATTTTAAGAGAGCTGTCACATGATGTGTTTAAtgatatgaaataaaacagttttacttACAGCTTGAAAACACGCATCTCTCTCCTCACTccattgttttttgtgtttgtgtccctgtGTTGTATTACACAAGTTGTCCTCATGTTGAAAATGTGAATTGTTGCATATGTGACATCAGGATagacaagaagaaagaaaaaatatctctttttactcaggaaaatgtggaaatagtaacacacagtgacttggataatTAACTTTTATCTATTACCTGTTTGGAAATATTTACTTGTTAGATTAGTGTTTGTATTTAACTGGAAATACAATCATTGGCTGAgtgtattcgtgtgtgtgtgtgtgggggggggggttggtaCAAGGTTCTGGGAATGGAagtatgttttctttcttcagtctAATCTGGAAACAGTTCAAATACTTTAAAGCAGAACAAatagaagaggaaggagaagtttttagttttcatgttCTAACATGTAGGTTGTGTTTCTTTGGGATCAGGTGTGATGTTGAACTGATGCTTTGACAATGACAGTGTTTTTGTAGTTAGTTTGGTTTGGTTACATTTTACTTCATCTGAGTGACtttttcagttctaagggacttgaaggaagttgaggtttaaatatgagACTGTGGGTAATATCATCACATCAGGAACTTGGCAATATTCTTAAGCTGTTGTTTGGGGTGGggtttcaacattttaaatgcacaacATGTTGATAATTCCATAAAGAAAAACcaaataatacaacaaatacacaGATGAATGTTAAGAGCTGTGTTTAGGTTTAAATCAATTTGAtccaccttttctttcttttttttgggctgTATCAAATACATCGTTTTTGTAGACACACCCAGACAGGAGAAAGAACCCTAGAGCTCTGACTTGATATTTGCAAGTTCATCAGTGTGTGCTTTTGGTTTGAGGCAGTTAAAACTCAGCATCTTTGTTGTTTATTATCACTTAAAAGTCTGTTTAGAGAAGAGCTTTGAAGACTGAAGCTACAGTGGATTTACTCCATAGTCCTTCTGACAAAAGACCAGAGAGAATATTGATTATAAAAAGGACAAGAATGACTGTGACCAGTTGTCTTCTTAAATACAGTTAAGTATGATTCTGTtattatccaggtcatggtatatccaggTAACTGGACTTTTAGAGTGGTTTCCTTTGTTTTGCATCTATGATCAGATGTTGTAACGACTGGATGAAGTCAGACAGTAGATGGTCCTGGTTGTATGtgctgtgacctttgacctgatGTGTTGATGACTCTTcacctctgtctcctctgacAGGGAGAAGATGATCTGCAGGATCCTGCTGCTCATCACCCTCAACTCATGTGTCTGTGGTCAGTTTAGAAAGTGACTTGATGAAGTCCAAATCAATTGTCAGTCTTCAATGATGGAGCTGAAAGACTCAGCCCATGTTCCAGTTCTCAGTgtgtctgctcctctctttctctctctgtctcctcagcAGCAACATTTGAAGTGAATGTGACACAGAGCTCCTATCAGGCAGAGGAGAACCACCACATCACACTGGAATGGACCTTCACCACCAAACCTGACTCTTCATACAAATATCTGTTCATCTTCTGTAGCTTCTTCATCAATCATCAAGAGAAAGAGTTGACTCTGTATCATGTACATGAAGGTGTTGAGGTGTCAGAGTCTCAGGATGAACAGTTTTCAGGACGAGTCCAGGGAGACAAAGACGTCCTCAGAGAAGGACGAATCAGACTTCATGTGTCCAGACTCAGGATTAATGACTCTGGTCTGTACCAGTGTGAAGTAAAGACAGATTATGGCTCCACATCTGGTAGATGTGAACTCAACGTCACTGGTAAGTTGACAGAGTAGAAGTTACTAGAAATCCTTTTTAAAGATGTCGACTGGTTTTTGAGACGTGAGAAAGTGTCAACTAATATGTTGATGTTCTTTCCAGCAGCTGATGATCAGCCTCAAATTCAGAGACCAACGTCGAGTCCAGAACCAGAgactggaggacagaggagacgaCGTGATGGACTGATAGTAGTAGTAGCtctgatgtttctctgtgttatAATTCTGATAGTTTTCAAGATCAGAGAGTCAACAACAGAAAGCGATTCTTAACttgatggaggaggtgaaggtgctaaaacttcaaaatgaagagaaggagaaaggatTGCAATCCTGGAAAACCAAGTAGCCGACCTAGAACAGTACTCAAGGATGAACGATATCATTGAGTCTATCATCGCTCGGGCAGTGAGTGAAAGAAGCGACAGAGAAAACAGCGAGTCTGACGCCAACTTGGTGGAGCAACAGGTGATGGCCTTGACCGGAGTCAACTCACAGTGGACCAAAACACCATCAAGGCTTGTCATCCTCTCCCTTGGAGGAATAAGAAGGACAAACCATAATAGCCATAATATTAAGGTTTGCTAACAGGAAGCATAAAACTGCACGACTAGGACAAGGAAAAAAGCTGAGAGGTTCAGACGTCTATTTAAACGAACATCATACAAAAAAGAATGTGGACATTGCCACACTACCTGatgaaacagaggaaaatacAATCTACATGGACAAACTGCCAAGTTTTCATAAAACTTAATGGCAAAAGTACTGGTCATCAGAGACATTGAGGACTTGGACAAATAcctgtaaacatgaaaaaagaGCGTATTAAGGTAACGGAAAAACAGAGGATCTACACTGCATTATCCACAATGACAAAAACACCAGGAATGACAAAAAATTATCATATTGGTTTGAAAACATACAACAATATACTGAGCATAAATTACAAGACATGGAAAATGACATTGATCCTGAATAAGTTCTTTAACAATATCAACAACAATAGCTGCTACTTCACAGAGGAgcagtttaatatatataagagctatataagagcaaaaccatttaccatttagATGACACTTAGTTGGACTTTAGAAATCTTCGCTTAAAACTGTACTTGTGAAGATCTGCTCAAATCATGTCATCATCAAATCTAATCAAAACAACCCTGTATCAGAAACGTGTCcatttaaaatctttatctTTTTAAGAATTACTAAAAAGTTGCAGACATGTCTGTGAAGTAGAGGAAATGTTTAGCGGTGAGCATCATGTCCCTTCAGCCATATGACCCATCAGTCAGGTAATATTTGCCTGATTGTTTATTATCAGTAACAACATGAGCAGACAAAAAACTGTTAAGTGACAATTCTGCACACTAAACCAAGAAACAGGAATGTTAATATAGTCCATATAGTGTGTTGTGTACACTGTATTTGAAGTGTTGTATGAAATAACTGCTTGAGTTTCTCaatgtttttccatttgcacaACATCAGCtgcctaattttttttttttttttttttttttttttttttttgtctgcatttgtctgcatagttgaacaccacagggtgtcaacattatatgaggttcatgcagttatattcttgcagctgaaagctttattacttcagtgcgtgagtgtgaccatcaccagccctccctgggaactgtcctgttgaactttattgagtgtagtgaccttgtgtggcagggagggcagtgctacacctcagtgaatagagggggggaacaaaggaaagaaaatatgtagaaggatggacagtggaggagattgattgtggtgctagtaggaactagtggagtacagggttctgtgcttcccaagtcacctcactcaagtatgactgggtacagtcatctctggagagatgagagagtccaggggggggtaagggtgtcccaatggaaggagagaaatctgccatagggcacgtagtgacagagtgaaagcgaaaatccagcccttaatagccgggactcatcaattctttttgatgtgatccagcacgggctggcaggtgacaacacacatgcatgtgggcattccctaaatatgagtgagaccattaccagggcccagagtcaggtcagaagccccagcgcccgagaacctccaccccagtgtggggcgcatgggtgacaggaccagagaaccaccgtagccacggggcaagccacaccccagcgcagaggcgagcgacgaccaacacccccagacccgccaagcaagcacaagtcggtgcaggccagagcagctccccataccccccacaccccccagccactgcagcccgtccacccaccgccgccaacaccccccccaaagaccccaccccccgcccgcagggcagccatggacacctctccagccgagaggacccccccaggagcccagcaaagcccccgcagacgggcaccagcCGAGCGccaaaccagggacgggccatccgagcaggggggccaaggtgccggccccgtgcccctggcgcacccaggccagggagaccacgggaagagggaacccccatccgccagggagagaccccagccccccatcgaagggagagggagagcaccaagccaccacccgaaccagtcgataccggaacaaccgggcacccaagggagccgccacgaacccgtcgccacgcagcaccgggagacaaagccaggccaagaggacaccagagaacctaggtaggtacccctaccaaccgccgtggggccacagaccgccagcccaagatccccctgctagcggaggaccaggccccccatccatgccaagggataatgaaaagtgacagtgtccctattactgtgcttcctcagtccctgatgaggaagcaagcccctacaccttgaccctgtgaccctggatgtggtgtggtgcattaagacagggggcaaacaggaggcaaacaggagggtcagaggactgcagcacactactgtcctgcagcctgccctgaccctgaccgatcctgggtggacccctaaggtgaggtgcattaaaaacttgggatgggtgtgtgtggtgtatctagccttggttgtaatgggcgacatagtgtatggtggagtgtgaggtgagtgcaatttaggaggcaggcaagtgagggccaagtccctggcagcagggccaaggcacaacagcagcccatgggacccacagacggggcgagggcccccaggactcaggaagtcccccgaccagaccccgcccccagcccagaacagcaaccaggatgcgacagacccccaggaaaccccgaagaaccatcACCGACCAGCCGATGAATGGCATCAGCtaaccccccatccaccccccgcggtggcaggggtgccccccaggcggacggagaccccaccccccgcagcccccccagccccagcgcgacggagcgaccggacatgCCCAGGGTGGTATTCAGGCAGCCCCCACACCCTccggctccgaccccaaggcgccgggcgtggccccgaccgccggggccccccggaccccaggagggccccccacgaccagcgagggcccagccaccagcggaaggaaggaggggccggaggaggagccgggcgaagggaggagggcgccgcagaggggagggagaggaggggacagggagcccgccagcccagaccgccaaggcccaccaggagatccagggagagtcggccaccgatacaccacgaccccaggaaagtgagcaagcgccgaagccacagggaaccccaggcaagtcacCAGCGCCACCCCaactgggggagagggaggccagccgggtaaaccgctcagggccggaagtcaacccaggggtgagaaggagtagggcacccctaatgcatgctcaaggtgttgtggtccggggatcctccttagtgaacctggatgaagagggcaataaaatcttttccataacgacattcatcactgtaagagaaatattattatagcattacagtaggtggaacagaagtggcaaaagctagcaggcaaagtcaagatgcaaattaaggttgagggagtcgcagaatacagaccattttttggcaaacaaagtcaactgatttttccgggtagcagatattttctccagtgatatataatcggaaagaaggttcaaccactgggaaatgtttagtgactgtttgttcttccagttcataaggattgttttcttggcgatggtgagagctacaaggacagattgtgatagatggtgaggaagtctgattgtttccaggtcaccaatgaggcacaagttaggggttaatgggattctgcagtccaaaattgaggagagtttctgtgttacaagtgaccagaagtgctgtaccggagaacagagccagagagcgtggaaataagaatctgaatagttttgggtgcattgcgtacatttgtcggattgggagaagcccattctatacatcttgtattgagttgtgtgtgatctgtggagtactttaaactggatcagctgtaaattcgagtttttggtcattttaaatatattttggcagatctgagtccagaaatcaaagtctgtagacagggaaagatcggcttcccattttgatattggtacatgtattaaatgtgtggttgatagcagcttatatattaaagagagggttttcttctttttcggtgtgagttttttaatgttggtgacgaattgtggtggctgtatgcagttctggagcactgggattttctttctgattgtcttggtcacctgtaggtattggaggaagtttccatttcttatttcgaacgtatcaaataaatctctgtgattcataagtaagttcccctggaagaggtgatggaggtgggttattcctttatgcttccaagtgctgaggtgaagagggactttgttattcacaaagtcagggttgtgccaaattggggagaacccacagggttccagcagggatcctgtggtctctagactcttccaccaagccgacagggtggcggcaataatggggttttggaagcagttatgacgcttaagggtgattgtaatgaagggcaggtccgaaatgcatatgttgtggcagtcggcctgttctatttctagccacaaattgtaatctgcctctgggtttatccatttggtgatgtattgcagctgatttgccaggtagtagtttgtaaagttcggtgcatctagtcctccttctgatttatttttttgaagggtggtgaggctaatttttgtctgtttgttttttgagtaaaatttggtgactgcagaatctaggttctggaaccattttgctgtgggtttgaatgggatcatggaaaataagtaattaattcgtggcaaaaattttcattttgactgttgctatgcgtcccatcagagagataggaagattggtccagcgcttcaggtcatcacagattttctccaggagtggatcgaagttcagttgcactaactctgacaatttaggtg harbors:
- the LOC125014895 gene encoding uncharacterized protein LOC125014895, with translation MNEAKESTCPSSAPKRRHSLLNLPPSFDAGELIWTPQTIKQPASLLIQQLLNHETVMFCVGRAQREGPKVKTKDEEVGNLGEKMICRILLLITLNSCVCAATFEVNVTQSSYQAEENHHITLEWTFTTKPDSSYKYLFIFCSFFINHQEKELTLYHVHEGVEVSESQDEQFSGRVQGDKDVLREGRIRLHVSRLRINDSGLYQCEVKTDYGSTSGRCELNVTAADDQPQIQRPTSSPEPETGGQRRRRDGLIVVVALMFLCVIILIVFKIRESTTESDS